From Rhodoferax sp. AJA081-3, the proteins below share one genomic window:
- a CDS encoding GNAT family N-acetyltransferase: protein MRTATNLIKASLEVGRDFLRPPQDRTGENTAERTTPLLVPIRSLGANHRDRIAKHLLSLDQQDRYLRFGYLAQDEHIQRYVDGLDFERDEIFGIYNRKLDLIAMAHLAKAADKNHQACAEFGVSVLPSARGRGYGARLFERAAMHATNDGINLLFIHALSENVAMLKIARNAGAKVERDGTESEAYLHLPPATFDSQVTELIEEQVAQTDYRIKVQAKQFWSFLADVQEVRRNAIDAQSRSSP from the coding sequence ATGCGTACTGCGACCAACCTCATCAAAGCTTCCTTGGAAGTGGGGCGAGACTTCTTGCGCCCGCCACAGGATAGAACGGGTGAAAACACAGCTGAACGTACGACCCCGCTGCTAGTCCCCATACGGTCCCTGGGAGCCAACCACCGTGACCGTATAGCCAAGCACCTGCTGTCGCTTGACCAGCAAGACCGATACCTGCGGTTCGGCTATCTGGCGCAGGACGAGCACATCCAGCGTTATGTGGATGGGTTGGACTTTGAGCGGGACGAAATATTCGGCATTTACAACCGCAAACTCGATCTGATCGCGATGGCCCACCTGGCAAAAGCGGCGGACAAGAACCACCAGGCGTGTGCAGAGTTTGGCGTGTCCGTGCTGCCGTCTGCACGGGGCAGGGGTTACGGTGCCCGGCTGTTCGAACGTGCCGCAATGCACGCTACCAACGACGGCATCAACCTCTTGTTCATCCACGCGTTGAGTGAAAACGTGGCCATGCTGAAGATTGCACGCAACGCCGGCGCCAAAGTCGAGCGTGACGGGACCGAATCCGAAGCCTATTTGCACCTTCCGCCCGCCACCTTTGACAGCCAAGTCACCGAGCTCATCGAGGAGCAGGTCGCGCAGACCGACTACCGCATCAAGGTACAAGCCAAGCAGTTCTGGAGCTTCTTGGCTGACGTGCAAGAAGTGCGGCGCAACGCCATTGACGCCCAAAGCCGCAGTTCTCCCTGA